In the genome of Dehalogenimonas sp. THU2, the window ACCGGGACAGTACCCGGGCTACATCGGCGATGCTCTCCCGCTTGCCCAGCCCCACCTCTGCCGGAGAGAGGTAGATAGCCTGACCCCCGAGTTGTTTCATCGCCAGTTCAAAGCTGACGCGGGTCCGGAGCGACGGCTTTTCAAACAGCAGCGCCAGCGTCTTACCGGAAAGCGTGGTCTGCCATCCCTCCGCTTTCATGGCGGCGGCATCGGACAAGAGCAGCCGGATCTCATGGCTTTCGAGGTCGGTAATGGACAACAGGTCTTTGGATCTCATAGGCTCACCGTTAAAAAAATGATGTCATAGTATAGCACATGGTAGCGATAAACGTTGAGGTCCTTCCTTATACCAAACGGCTGTTGCTATAACGGCTTTTATCGTTTACACTTAAGATACGATGCATTATCCTAACTCATGGGGCGTGAACCCGAACGGTTCGAGCGCAGTAACCGGTTTCCTAATCCGGTGGAATAGCGTCCCCCGTTTCAACGCTTCGACCGGCCATAGATAACCGGCGCCCTGCATAATCATCGTTCATCCATTGTTCCGAACACTTTGATATAGTCAGTCGCAGCCGCATAGACCGGCATCTTAAAATCCGAGAGGACGATCATGACGACCAAAAAAGAAGCGAGCTTCTACGGGGAGATCAACACCCGGCTGAAGAGCGATCATCAACGGCTGATAGAACAGCTCGAAGCGCTGAAAGCGACCGCGCCGCAGGAAGACCGGCGTGAGGGTTCCCCGTTCGGCAAACGGGAGGAAGAAGCCACCGAAACCGCCGACCTGGAAAATCGGCTGGCGCTGGAAAAACGCGTCCTGGATCAGATCGCTGAGGTTGAACATGCCCTGCATAAACTTGAAAAAGGCACCTTCGGCAAATGCGAGATGTGCGGCCAGACGATGGACCCGGCAAGGCTGACGGCGCTGCCCTATGCCAGGCTGTGCGTCGCCTGCAAGGCCAAGCAGAGATTCACCTAGCTGAGACGCATGTTCCCCCTCGTATTCTTAACGGTTATCGCCTTGGACCAGTTGACCAAGCACCTGGTGCGCGGCGGGATGGCGCTTGGAGAGTCGATACCGGCTGAAGGTTTTCTCCGTCTCGTCCATATCCAAAACACCGGCGCCGCATTTGGCATCCTGGATGATGCCCGCCCCTGGCTTATCGCGGTCAGCTCTATCGCTCTCGTGATCATCATCTGGCTTGCGATTTCCCGCCGCATCGGCTTCCTGGATAATATCTGGGGGCGGCTGACGCTCGGGTTTATAGCTGGGGGAACGCTGGGCAATCTGATCGACCGTGCTTATTATGGCTACGTCACTGATTTCCTCAAGGCCGGCATCTGGCCGGCCTTTAATATCGCCGATGCGTCGATGGTGATCGGCATGACCATTCTCGTTTTCCTTTACCTGAGGTCTGAATACCCAAGGAGCCAATAGTTGACCAAAACAGTAGAACTGACCGTCGGGGTCCCCGGCGCCCGCCTGGATAAATTCATCGCCGGCCAAATACCAGAACTGTCACGCGTCCACGTCCGGGAGCTTATCGACGGCGATAAGGTCACCGTCAACGGCAAGTCCGTCAAACCATCTCATCCTCTCAAATCGGGCGACCGGGTCGAAGTCAACATCCCGCCCCCGCCACCGAGCGAGATCATCGCGGAGGACATCCCCCTGAAAGTTCTCTACGAGGATGATGACCTGGCGGTCATCGACAAACCGGCCGGGCTGACCACTCATCCGGCGCCGGGACACGCTTCCGGCACCCTTCTGAATGCTTTATTGTCCCGCTTTCCGGAATTGGCTGGGGAAGAAGGCGACCGGCCGGGCATTGTTCACCGCCTGGACAAGAATACCTCGGGACTCATGGTGGTGGCCCGTTCGCGTTGGGCGCAGGCCGCCCTTTCCGATCAATTCAAACGCCGTGAAGTGACCAAAGTCTACCTGGTGCTGGTCAAGGGCAGGGTGGAACCATCCAGCGGCATCATTGAGGCGGCTATCGGCCGCCATAAACTCAACCGTAAAAAAATGGCCGTCACTGAAGACGGGCGCGAGGCACGGAGCCAGTTCAATGTCGTGGAGTACTATAAGGGTTACACTTTGCTTGAAGTCCGTATCTTTACCGGCCGGACTCACCAGATCAGGGTGCACCTGGCGGCTATCGGCTACCCGGTGGTCGGCGACGAGACCTATGGTGTCAAATCGGAGTCCTTCCCCCGGCAGTTCGTCCACGCTCACCGCTTGAGCTTCAAACAACCGTCTACCGGCCAGGCGTTGGATTTCACCTCCGAGTTACCGCCAGATCTGGCCGTCCCGCTTTCCAGCCTCATCTAGCCACCGGGCAGTCCCCGTTGTATAATAAGCGCCGATTGACCTATAAGGTCTTGAGGAGTCTCTCCTTTTTATGTCAGAACGTCCCAAAGGCCCTATCGCCCTGGAATTCGCCGGTTTCTGGCGGCAAGCTGGTTCCTTAATCATCGACGTCACGGTGTTGCTTTCAATTTCATCCTTTCTCACACCTTTCCATTGGTTCGGGTTTGGGAACTTGTGGGACATTACTCGATTCATCGAAGTCCCTATTTTACTCTCGCCGTTCGCTGCTTTGATCAACCCGGTCTCCATCGTCCTCTCCGGCGTCTATTTCATCGCTTTCTGGATCTGGCGGGGCCAGACATTGGGCATGATGGTTGGGGGGATTAAAGTCATCCATATCGACGGCACCGATATCAATCTAAACCGCAGCATCATACGCTATTTAGGCTACATCATATCAGCCTTGCCATTATTTTTAGGTTTCTTATGGATCGCTTTCGACGAACGGAGTCAAGGCTGGCATGACAAGTTCGCTGAAACCTACGTCGTCAAACTACCGCCGATGCCGGAAGTCAGCGCCAGCGCTCCTCCGGCCGGTATCTGAATTTTATCGAGGTCCGCATTTATGAACAATAATATCCGCGTGCGTTACGCCCCCTCCCCCACCGGCCACCCCCACGTGGGCAATATCCGTACCGCCCTTTTCAACTGGCTGTTCGCCCGTCATGAGGGCGGTAAATTTCTGGTTCGTATTGAGGACACCGATCAAGCCAGATACGTCGAGGGCTCGGTGGAAGCCATCCTCGGCGGACTGCGCTGGCTGGGCATGGATTGGGACGAGGGGCCGGAAAAGGGCGGGGACTACGGGCCATATTTTCAGTCACAGCGTCTGGAAAAGTATCAGGCAGCGGCGGAAAAGCTTATCGCCGGCGGCCATGCCTACCGCTGCTACTGCTCGTCCGAGCGCCTGGAGGAAATGCGGGCTGCGCAGACCGCCGCCAAACAGCCGCCGGGATATGACCGGCACTGTCGCGACAAATGCGAGATTACGCCGGAAGGCATAACCCCGGTAGTACGGTTCAGGGTACCACTGAAGGGAAGAACGGTCTTCAACGACCTCATCCGCGGCGAGGTTTCTTTCGAGAATGCCCTGCTGGATGATTTCATCCTGCTCAAGAGCGATGGCTTCCCCACCTACCACCTGGCCAATATCGTGGACGACCATGACATGCGCATCAGCCATGTCATCCGGGGGGAGGAATGGGTCTCCAGTGCGCCGCGGCATGTGCTGTTGTATCAGGCCCTGGGTTACGAACCGCCTCTCTACGCCCACCTGCCGATGATCCTGGGCACCGACCGCTCCAAATTGTCCAAGCGCCACGGCGCGGTTTCCATCATGGACTACGAGGAACAAGGGTACCTGCCGGAGACCATGGTCAACTTCCTGGCGCTCCTGGGATGGTCGCTCGACGATAAAACCGAGATCATGGACGTCAAGCAGATCATCGATAACTTCTCCATTGAACGCATTTCAAAGACCGGCGCCATTTTCAATGTCGAAAAACTGGATTGGATGAACGGCTCCTATATCCGGGCGCTGACTCTCGATGAGTTCACGGACCGGGCGCGGCCGTTCCTGGAGGCGGGGGTGCCGGAGTCCCGTGCTTTCGACCGGGATTATATCAAGAGTGCGCTGGCGCTGGTGCAGGAGCGGGTGAAAAAACTGGGAGAATTCCGCGATCAGCCGGAGATGACCCGTTTCTTTTTCATAGAAAACCTCGAATATGAACCGATCGAGCTGCTGGGCAAGAAGATGACGGCGGCTTCCACGCGAACGGCGCTGGAGCGTTCGCTTGAGCGACTAGAAAAGCTCGGCGATTTCACCGTCGAGAGTATGGAAGCAGATCTGCGCAGCCTGGCGGAGGAACTGGAACTCAAACCGGGGCAACTCTTCGGTAGCCTGCGCGTAGCCTTCACCGGCTTGATCGTCTCACCGCCGCTCTTCCAGACGATGATCGTGCTGGGACGGGAACAATGCCTCAAACGTTTACGTGAGGCCGTCTCCAAATCCTGGAAGCTGCCGGAGTAGCCATGGTTGAAACAGCAGTCAAACGTTTCCCGACGGTCGGTGCCTGCGGTCTGGATTGCGGGTTGTGCCCCCGCCACCACACCGACGGCTCTTCGCGCTGCCCCGGCTGCGCGGCTAAAGACTTCGGCGCATGGGGCTGCGCTCTCCAGAAATGCTGCGTCCAGGGTCACGGTCTGGAGTGCTGCGCCCAGTGTCCGGAATCTGACGGCTGCAGTGCGCTGGAACGGGTGATAAAAGAATCGGCCAGAGTGGATTCCTTTATTTCCTACCAGCCGGTGCCGACCAACCACCAGCTCATCCGTGAGTTAGGCATCGTTGAATTCGCCCGGCGGCAGGACGCCCGGGTGAGTTTTCTCGAAGGGCTGCTCAAGACCCACAACGACGGCCGCTGCAAGGGTTTTTATTGCCTGGCGGTGCAACTGCTGCCGCTGGCTGAATTGCAGGCGGCGGTAAACCGCCTGTCCGCGGAGTTGTCCCGGACGCCGGAAGTTAAAGCCCGGGCCATTATGCTGCGTCATTCGTTCGATGAGCTTGCGTCCCGAAATGGTTTAACGCTAAAGTTAAGGCGCGCAAAAAAGGAGGCGGAACTGTAATATGAGCGTCGCTCTCACACGTCAGGATGCCATGAACTGGCTGGTCAAATTTGGCGTCATCCCCTACTGGGATTCCATCGACAAAAAACCTCTTTTCCGCAAGGCTGACGTTAAAAAAGGCTCGGTGGCTTTCATCAGCCGTGAAACCGAGGAACAGGTCTGGCCGGGCGTCATCAAGCTCCTTGATCTCAAGACCGAAGCCGACTGCGCCACGGTGCGCCGGAACGTTGAACACCTGCTACGGGAGCAGGGCAAATTGCTTTAAACGACTACCTAAGTTGAGGAATCATTTTGGTTGAACTGCCACCGTATGTTGCATTATTTGAATCGGGAGAACTTGAACGCCGCGTCGAACGGCTGGAAGCCCGGCTGGAAAGCTGCGACATCTGCCCCCGGCGCTGCGGCGCCAACCGCCTGAGTCATGAGATCGGCTCATGCAACGCCGGCAAACTGGTGGCGGTGGCCTCAGTCTGCGCCCACCACGGCGAGGAACCAGCGCTGTCCGGCAGCCGGGGCTCCGGCACCATTTTCTTCGGCAACTGTAATCTGAGGTGCGTCTTTTGTCAGAATGCCCAGATATCCCAGGATCCGGAACGCCAGCGCCCCAACCAGGTTACCCCGTCCCGCCTGGCCAACCGCATGCTTTATGTCCAGAACGAGCTTAACTGCCACAATATCAACCTGGTATCGCCGTCGCACTACGTGCCTCAGATCATGCGCGCAATATGCGAGGCGGTGCCCCGGGGACTCACTCTACCCATCGTCTACAATACCAATGCGTACGACGAACTGGAGACGCTCGCGGAATTGGAAGACGTCGTCAGTGTCTACCTGCCGGATCTGAAATACGCCGATAACACGGTGGCTGCCAGGCTGTCGGAAGCGCCGCATTACGTGCAAACAGCCCGCGCCGCCATCAGGGAGATGTACCGGCAGGTGGGGGAACTGGAACTCGATGATGACGATATCGCCGTCAGGGGGCTGATTATCCGCCACCTGATATTGCCTGATGAGCTGGCCGGCAGTGAGGCTTCCATGAAATGGATCGCCTCAGAGCTTTCGACATCGGTACCGGTGAGCATCATGGCTCAATACACCCCGCGCCACCGGGCGATGGAAATGCCGATACTGGCGCGCAGCATCACCGCGGCGGAGTACCGCCGGGTGGTGAATTTACTGGATGTACTGGGGATGGAGAACGGCTGGCTGCAGGATGACAGCGCCAGGGATTTTTACTTACCGGACTTCAGCCGCGAGGGGCACCCGTTCGAGAGAAGCTAAACGACGCCGGCAATTGATCTTGCCAGCGTCGTGTATGTCCCGGGGGAAGGGGAAACGAAGGGTTATCCGCCCTTGCGTTTGCGGTTGCAGAAGGCGAAGTGGATCTTGTGACCGCTGACCTCGTCCTTCTTATTCACATTCTCGATGAACGTCTTGAGATC includes:
- a CDS encoding TraR/DksA family transcriptional regulator, which translates into the protein MTTKKEASFYGEINTRLKSDHQRLIEQLEALKATAPQEDRREGSPFGKREEEATETADLENRLALEKRVLDQIAEVEHALHKLEKGTFGKCEMCGQTMDPARLTALPYARLCVACKAKQRFT
- the lspA gene encoding signal peptidase II; translated protein: MFPLVFLTVIALDQLTKHLVRGGMALGESIPAEGFLRLVHIQNTGAAFGILDDARPWLIAVSSIALVIIIWLAISRRIGFLDNIWGRLTLGFIAGGTLGNLIDRAYYGYVTDFLKAGIWPAFNIADASMVIGMTILVFLYLRSEYPRSQ
- a CDS encoding RluA family pseudouridine synthase codes for the protein MTKTVELTVGVPGARLDKFIAGQIPELSRVHVRELIDGDKVTVNGKSVKPSHPLKSGDRVEVNIPPPPPSEIIAEDIPLKVLYEDDDLAVIDKPAGLTTHPAPGHASGTLLNALLSRFPELAGEEGDRPGIVHRLDKNTSGLMVVARSRWAQAALSDQFKRREVTKVYLVLVKGRVEPSSGIIEAAIGRHKLNRKKMAVTEDGREARSQFNVVEYYKGYTLLEVRIFTGRTHQIRVHLAAIGYPVVGDETYGVKSESFPRQFVHAHRLSFKQPSTGQALDFTSELPPDLAVPLSSLI
- a CDS encoding RDD family protein; amino-acid sequence: MSERPKGPIALEFAGFWRQAGSLIIDVTVLLSISSFLTPFHWFGFGNLWDITRFIEVPILLSPFAALINPVSIVLSGVYFIAFWIWRGQTLGMMVGGIKVIHIDGTDINLNRSIIRYLGYIISALPLFLGFLWIAFDERSQGWHDKFAETYVVKLPPMPEVSASAPPAGI
- the gltX gene encoding glutamate--tRNA ligase, with protein sequence MNNNIRVRYAPSPTGHPHVGNIRTALFNWLFARHEGGKFLVRIEDTDQARYVEGSVEAILGGLRWLGMDWDEGPEKGGDYGPYFQSQRLEKYQAAAEKLIAGGHAYRCYCSSERLEEMRAAQTAAKQPPGYDRHCRDKCEITPEGITPVVRFRVPLKGRTVFNDLIRGEVSFENALLDDFILLKSDGFPTYHLANIVDDHDMRISHVIRGEEWVSSAPRHVLLYQALGYEPPLYAHLPMILGTDRSKLSKRHGAVSIMDYEEQGYLPETMVNFLALLGWSLDDKTEIMDVKQIIDNFSIERISKTGAIFNVEKLDWMNGSYIRALTLDEFTDRARPFLEAGVPESRAFDRDYIKSALALVQERVKKLGEFRDQPEMTRFFFIENLEYEPIELLGKKMTAASTRTALERSLERLEKLGDFTVESMEADLRSLAEELELKPGQLFGSLRVAFTGLIVSPPLFQTMIVLGREQCLKRLREAVSKSWKLPE
- a CDS encoding DUF3795 domain-containing protein; the encoded protein is MVETAVKRFPTVGACGLDCGLCPRHHTDGSSRCPGCAAKDFGAWGCALQKCCVQGHGLECCAQCPESDGCSALERVIKESARVDSFISYQPVPTNHQLIRELGIVEFARRQDARVSFLEGLLKTHNDGRCKGFYCLAVQLLPLAELQAAVNRLSAELSRTPEVKARAIMLRHSFDELASRNGLTLKLRRAKKEAEL
- a CDS encoding radical SAM protein, whose amino-acid sequence is MLVELPPYVALFESGELERRVERLEARLESCDICPRRCGANRLSHEIGSCNAGKLVAVASVCAHHGEEPALSGSRGSGTIFFGNCNLRCVFCQNAQISQDPERQRPNQVTPSRLANRMLYVQNELNCHNINLVSPSHYVPQIMRAICEAVPRGLTLPIVYNTNAYDELETLAELEDVVSVYLPDLKYADNTVAARLSEAPHYVQTARAAIREMYRQVGELELDDDDIAVRGLIIRHLILPDELAGSEASMKWIASELSTSVPVSIMAQYTPRHRAMEMPILARSITAAEYRRVVNLLDVLGMENGWLQDDSARDFYLPDFSREGHPFERS